The Impatiens glandulifera chromosome 3, dImpGla2.1, whole genome shotgun sequence genome contains a region encoding:
- the LOC124933003 gene encoding tRNA pseudouridine synthase A produces the protein MENPRPSSSVEPEPKKLKMSTTTTDEDDDDVFRNTEVTADGSVSERKQRYKRRKIAIFFAYCGVGYQGMQKNPGAKTIEGDLEEALFSAGAVPEQDRGMPKRYDWARSARTDKGVSAVGQVVSGRFYIDPPGLIDRLNSLLPSQFQIFGFKRVTGSFNAKKFCDRRRYVYLVPVFALDPSCHRDRESVKASLGSGNELVKCLECSDRGRKVIGLMGKRTFELSGNISTETEGISLDTGAAGQEIEGFVEKEHINENGNNSDAFVYGEREKEMFNRVLKRYEGTHNFHNFTTRIKAEDPAAKRYIISFEANTTVNVEGIEFVKCEVVGQSFMLHQIRKMVGLAVAIMRGCAPESLIETAFNPKLSITVPTAPEVGLYLDECFFSSYNKKWKDTHEEVSMTSYAEVAQDFKMKHIYPHIALTEDKEGVVALWLHSLNRRNYPDLYASDYVRNGDDPKHVETAAADVEESTAVVEAAAADVETAAAVVEESTAVVEAVAG, from the exons ATGGAAAACCCTCGTCCTTCCTCCTCAGTTGAACCAGAACCCAAAAAGCTCAAAAtgtccaccaccaccaccgacGAAGACGACGACGACGTATTCCGCAACACTGAAGTCACTGCCGATGGCTCCGTTTCCGAAAGGAAGCAACGATATAAACGCCGCAAAATCGCGATATTCTTCGCCTACTGTGGAGTCGGCTATCAAGGTATGCAAAAGAATCCAGGAGCCAAAACCATTGAAGGCGACCTTGAAGAGGCTCTGTTTTCAGCTGGCGCTGTTCCTGAACAAGACCGTGGAATGCCCAAACGTTACGATTGGGCACGGTCCGCTAGAACCGATAAAGGTGTTAGTGCTGTCGGACAAGTCGTATCGGGACGCTTTTACATTGATCCTCCTGGTTTGATCGATCGACTCAACTCTCTACTCCCTTCACAGTTTCAAATCTTCGGATTCAAGCGGGTTACGGGATCTTTCAATGCGAAGAAGTTCTGCGATCGGAGGAGGTATGTTTATCTTGTACCCGTTTTTGCACTTGATCCGAGTTGCCACAGGGATAGAGAGAGCGTGAAGGCTAGTTTAGGATCCGGGAATGAGTTGGTTAAGTGTTTAGAATGTTCAGATAGAGGACGTAAAGTTATAGGATTGATGGGAAAGCGTACCTTCGAGTTGAGTGGTAACATTTCAACTGAAACTGAAGGCATTTCATTAGACACTGGTGCTGCAGGTCAGGAAATTGAGGGGTTTGTTGAGAAAGAGCACATTAATGAGAATGGCAACAATTCAGATGCATTTGTCTACGGTGAACGAGAGAAGGAGATGTTTAATCGAGTTCTAAAGCGTTATGAAGGAACGCATAACTTCCACAACTTCACAACTAGAATAAAAGCTGAAGATCCAGCAGCCAAACGCTACATCATTTCCTTCGAGGCAAACACTACAGTCAATGTGGAAGGGATTGAATTTGTCAAGTGTGAAGTAGTGGGGCAGAGCTTCATGCTTCACCAGATTCGAAAAATGGTGGGTCTTGCTGTTGCAATCATGAGGGGATGTGCCCCTGAATCTTTAATTGAAACAGCATTCAACCC GAAACTTAGCATTACTGTGCCGACAGCACCTGAGGTTGGGTTATATTTGGACGAGTGTTTCTTTTCATCGTATAACAAGAAATGGAAGGACACCCATGAAGAGGTGTCGATGACTTCTTATGCAGAGGTGGCTCAGGATTTCAAGATGAAGCATATTTACCCTCATATAGCTTTAACTGAGGATAAGGAAGGTGTAGTTGCACTTTGGTTGCATTCACTTAATCGCCGCAATTACCCTGATTTGTACGCTTCAGACTATGTCAGGAATGGCGACGATCCAAAACATGTTGAAACAGCTGCGGCTGATGTTGAAGAATCAACAGCTGTTGTTGAAGCAGCTGCGGCTGATGTTGAAACAGCTGCGGCTGTTGTTGAAGAATCGACGGCTGTTGTTGAAGCAGTTGCGGGCTGA
- the LOC124933004 gene encoding F-box protein SKIP23-like has protein sequence MAVDWSELPPEMISAIADQLKLHIDYIRFRAVCKSWRLSTKTIPIHLPSQLPWLMLPQNGAYQTRRRGFFSISSNKLHFLNLPEASHRRRSCGSSHGWLVILDESPSIFLLNPLTRERINLPPLSVFPNVVDFDFYRVGREYILQYAAGGDTYARSLKHMRDYFIKKVILSTNPSNDSDFIALAILNQSGDLAFCKKGDQSWRIIENAQSYCEDVIYRGGDGLFYAVDNFGKIAVCDLHGDSPRVSFIELSRQRRGDMQYLVESSGELLLVTRYLDYLFIDNQFGMEFKTVEFKVHKLDISGPPKWDRVESLGNLMLFLGENSSMAFSASDFHGCKGNSIYFTDDYSDLSFDGCVGNQDIGIYNFDDDTLEQLPCYPYNSNFRLRWPPPIWISPNPC, from the coding sequence ATGGCGGTTGACTGGTCGGAGCTTCCACCGGAGATGATCTCCGCTATCGCCGATCAACTCAAACTCCACATTGATTATATCCGATTCCGAGCTGTCTGCAAGTCATGGCGACTCTCAACCAAAACCATCCCTATCCATCTCCCTTCCCAGTTACCATGGCTAATGCTCCCTCAAAACGGAGCTTACCAAACCCGTCGCCGCGGATTCTTCTCCATCTCCTCCAACAAACTCCACTTCCTCAACCTTCCTGAAGCCTCCCACCGTCGACGCAGCTGCGGTTCCTCCCATGGCTGGCTCGTCATCCTCGACGAGTCTCCTTCCATCTTCCTTCTAAATCCCCTCACAAGGGAACGAATCAATTTACCGCCTCTTTCAGTCTTCCCAAACGTAGTCGATTTCGATTTCTACCGCGTCGGTCGCGAGTATATCCTACAGTACGCTGCCGGCGGCGATACTTATGCCCGAAGTTTAAAGCACATGCGCGATTATTTCATCAAGAAGGTAATTCTTTCCACTAATCCGTCGAATGATTCTGATTTCATCGCGTTAGCAATTTTGAACCAATCAGGCGATCTTGCGTTCTGTAAGAAAGGCGACCAGTCATGGAGGATTATAGAAAACGCACAATCCTACTGTGAAGATGTTATATATCGCGGCGGCGACGGATTGTTTTATGCGGTGGATAATTTCGGGAAAATTGCTGTTTGTGATCTTCACGGAGATTCGCCTAGGGTTTCATTTATTGAATTGTCGAGGCAGAGACGCGGCGATATGCAGTATTTGGTGGAATCTTCCGGTGAATTGTTGCTTGTTACTCGTTATCTAGACTATTTATTCATCGACAATCAGTTCGGGATGGAGTTCAAAACAGTGGAATTTAAAGTGCACAAGCTTGATATCAGTGGCCCCCCGAAATGGGATAGAGTTGAGAGCTTGGGCAACCTGATGTTGTTCTTGGGCGAGAATTCATCAATGGCATTCTCAGCATCTGATTTCCATGGATGCAAGGGGAACAGCATATACTTCACTGATGATTATTCGGACTTGAGCTTTGATGGTTGTGTAGGGAATCAAGACATTGGAATTTACAACTTCGATGATGATACTCTGGAACAGTTGCCCTGTTATCCCTACAATTCAAACTTCCGGCTAAGGTGGCCTCCTCCCATCTGGATTAGTCCAAATCCATGTTAA
- the LOC124933005 gene encoding glutathione S-transferase PARB-like, which yields MAMAAPPVKVYGPPLSTAVSRVLACLLEKDVAFHLVPVNMAKGEHKKTDYLNIQPFGQVPAFQDETISLFESRAICRYVSEKFSNQGNRGLYGLNLVEKASIDQWVEAEAQSFNPPSSVLVFQLAFAPMMKIEQDQGAIKQNEQKLAKVLDIYETRLGETRFLAGEEFTLADLSHLPNVQYLLMRTDRGEMFTSRKNVWRWWEEVSARDSWKKVVDMQNAPPPAAT from the exons ATGGCGATGGCGGCACCACCGGTGAAAGTGTACGGCCCACCGCTCTCCACTGCCGTCTCCCGTGTACTGGCCTGTCTACTAGAGAAAGACGTCGCCTTTCACCTCGTCCCCGTCAATATGGCCAAAGGAGAACACAAGAAAACAGACTACCTTAACATCCAG CCTTTTGGGCAAGTTCCAGCCTTTCAAGACGAAACCATCTCTCTCTTTG AATCCAGGGCTATTTGTCGATACGTAAGTGAGAAATTCTCCAATCAAGGAAACAGGGGTCTCTATGGATTGAACCTAGTGGAGAAAGCTTCAATAGACCAATGGGTGGAAGCAGAAGCCCAGAGCTTCAATCCACCCAGCTCTGTTCTCGTCTTCCAGCTGGCCTTTGCCCCTATGATGAAGATCGAGCAAGACCAAGGAGCCATAAAGCAGAACGAGCAGAAGCTGGCCAAGGTGCTGGACATTTACGAGACCAGGCTGGGAGAGACTCGGTTCCTGGCCGGGGAGGAGTTTACACTGGCAGATCTTTCTCACCTCCCGAATGTGCAGTATTTGCTGATGAGAACGGACAGGGGAGAGATGTTCACGTCCAGGAAGAATGTTTGGAGGTGGTGGGAAGAAGTTTCCGCCAGAGATTCGTGGAAGAAGGTGGTGGACATGCAGAACGCTCCTCCCCCCGCCGCCACCTGA